A genome region from Prochlorococcus marinus CUG1417 includes the following:
- the era gene encoding GTPase Era, which produces MTNYRSGFVTLLGRPNVGKSTLINKLIGEKITITSPIAQTTRNKLKGILTTENGQIIFVDTPGVHKPHHRLGEILVKNAKSAINGVDMVIFVIDSSEEPGRGDEYILNFLVANKTEFIVALNKWDLVNKEFKNLRLDQYRRFFGINRNFQIVSASQGEGCSELVDMVLNLLPEGPKLYGEETICDQPLDNLLSDLVREQVLINTREEVPHSVAVKIEKIEEMKRKNGKSFTAILANIIVERSTQKGILIGKKGSMLKIIGQSARSNMSKLIDGPVHLELFVKVIPNWRKNESRLIEFGYEEDF; this is translated from the coding sequence TTGACTAATTATAGATCTGGGTTTGTAACTTTACTAGGAAGACCAAATGTCGGTAAATCTACTTTAATAAATAAATTGATTGGAGAAAAAATAACAATTACTTCTCCAATAGCGCAAACTACTAGAAATAAATTAAAAGGGATACTTACTACAGAAAATGGGCAAATAATTTTTGTCGATACACCAGGTGTTCATAAACCTCATCATAGACTTGGAGAAATATTAGTAAAAAACGCAAAATCTGCAATTAATGGAGTTGATATGGTTATTTTTGTAATTGATTCAAGTGAAGAACCTGGTAGAGGTGATGAATATATATTAAACTTTTTAGTCGCAAATAAAACTGAGTTTATTGTTGCATTAAATAAGTGGGATTTGGTTAATAAAGAATTTAAGAATTTACGATTAGATCAATATAGAAGATTTTTTGGAATTAATAGAAACTTTCAAATTGTAAGTGCTTCTCAAGGAGAAGGATGTTCTGAACTGGTCGATATGGTACTTAATTTACTTCCAGAAGGACCAAAACTTTATGGCGAAGAGACGATATGCGACCAACCATTAGATAATTTATTATCTGATTTAGTAAGAGAGCAGGTATTAATAAATACAAGAGAAGAAGTGCCTCATAGTGTTGCAGTAAAGATAGAAAAGATAGAGGAAATGAAAAGAAAAAATGGCAAAAGTTTTACAGCTATTTTGGCTAACATTATTGTTGAAAGATCAACTCAAAAAGGGATTCTTATTGGAAAGAAAGGTTCAATGTTAAAAATTATTGGTCAGTCAGCTAGATCAAATATGTCAAAATTGATTGATGGTCCAGTTCATCTGGAGTTGTTTGTGAAAGTTATTCCAAATTGGAGAAAAAATGAATCAAGGTTAATTGAGTTTGGTTATGAGGAAGATTTCTAG